The proteins below come from a single Takifugu flavidus isolate HTHZ2018 chromosome 6, ASM371156v2, whole genome shotgun sequence genomic window:
- the dusp5 gene encoding dual specificity protein phosphatase 5 gives MKVSSIDCRRLRKIIRKDCGSCLIVDCRPYFSFTNSSIKGSVNVNLNSVVVRRSRGGPVPLKFVIPDESALFRLREGSISAIVALDDRTSHWQKLKKDSVAQIVINTLSHLVSGANICFLKGGYENFHAQYPELCTEVKAIDHSGNETEKRVNSQTETRCNHKPDYDQGKPVEILPFLYLGSAYHASREDYLRDLHITALLNVSRRDLQPAKGHYNYKWIPVEDSHMADISSHFQEAIDFIDNVKQSGGKVLVHCEAGISRSPTICMAYIMRTQQLRLDAAFDIIKQRRDVVSPNFSFMGQLLQFESEVLCTAPTHTVTPEPATTCAPESASFFANDFTTTFSTKNFEPSVFTLPSSRLQSPVHHHQFKLSPITALP, from the exons ATGAAAGTATCCAGCATCGACTGTCGCCGGCTGAGGAAGATAATCAGGAAAGACTGCGGGAGCTGCCTTATTGTCGACTGCCGACCTTATTTCTCATTCACGAACTCCAGTATCAAAGGTTCGGTCAATGTCAACCTTAATTCGGTGGTGGTCCGGAGGTCCAGGGGAGGGCCCGTGCCCTTAAAGTTTGTCATTCCGGATGAGAGTGCGCTGTTTCGGCTTCGGGAGGGCAGCATATCGGCCATCGTGGCTCTGGATGACCGGACGTCCCACTggcaaaaactgaaaaaggaCAGTGTAGCACAAATAGTAATAAACACTCTCTCTCATCTGGTGAGCGGGGCAAATATCTGTTTCCTTAAAG GAGGGTACGAGAACTTCCACGCTCAATACCCTGAACTTTGCACCGAGGTGAAAGCCATCGACCACAGCGGAAATGAAACCGAGAAGAGAGTCAACAGCCAGACTGAGACTCGTTGTAACCACAAACCAGATTATGATCAG ggTAAACCAGTAGAGATTCTGCCCTTCCTCTACCTCGGTAGTGCCTACCATGCCTCCAGAGAGGACTATCTCAGAGACCTTCACATTACGGCCTTGCTCAACGTGTCACGCAGGGACCTGCAGCCGGCCAAGGGTCACTACAACTACAAGTGGATCCCCGTGGAGGACAGTCACATGGCCGACATTAGCTCCCACTTCCAGGAGGCCATAGACTTTATCG ATAATGTGAAGCAATCGGGGGGAAAGGTGTTGGTCCACTGCGAGGCAGGCATCTCACGCTCTCCCACAATCTGCATGGCCTACATCATGAGGACGCAGCAGCTGCGGCTAGATGCGGCTTTTGACATCATCAAGCAGCGTCGGGACGTCGTCTCGCCCAACTTCAGTTTCATGGGTCAGCTCCTACAATTTGAGTCGGAGGTCCTCTGCACCGCACCGACGCACACGGTGACACCGGAACCGGCCACGACCTGCGCCCCTGAGTCAGCCTCCTTCTTTGCTAATGACTTTACCACCACATTCAGCACCAAAAACTTTGAGCCATCAGTGTTCACCCTCCCTAGCTCTCGCCTGCAGTCCCcagtccaccaccaccagttcAAGCTGAGCCCAATAACTGCACTGCCTTAA
- the smc3 gene encoding structural maintenance of chromosomes protein 3, protein MYIKQVIIQGFRSYRDQTVVDPFSPKHNVIVGRNGSGKSNFFYAIQFVLSDEFSHLRPEQRLALLHEGTGPRVISAFVEIIFDNSDNRLPIDKEEVSLRRVIGAKKDQYFLDKKMVTKNDVMNLLESAGFSRSNPYYIVKQGKINQMATAPDSQRLKLLREVAGTRVYDERKEESISLMKETEGKREKINELLKYIEERLHTLEDEKEELAQYQKWDKMRRALEYTIYNQELNETRAKLDELSSKRETCGDKSRQLRDAQQDARDKVEETERVVRELKSKISAMKEEKEQLSAERQEQIKQRTKLELKAKDLQDELAGNSEQRKRLLKERQKLLEKIEEKQKELQETEPKFSMVKEKEERGISRLAQATQERTDLYAKQGRGSQFTSKEDRDKWIKKELKSLDQAINDKKRQIAAIHKDLEDTETNKEKNLEQYTKLDQDLNEVKTRVEELDKKYYEVKNRKDELQSERNYLWREENAEQQALAAKREDLEKKQQLLRAATGKAILNGIDSINKVLEHFRRKGINQHVISGYHGIVMNNFECDPAFYTCVEVTAGTRLFYHIVETDEVSTKILMEFNKMNLPGEVTFLPLTKLDVRDTAYPETNDAIPMISKLRYNTNFDKAFKHVFGKTLICRSMEVSTQLARAFTMDCITLEGDQVSHRGALTGGYYDTRKSRLELQKDMRKAEEELGELEAKLNENLRRNIERINNEIDQLMNQMQQIETQQRKFKASRDSILSEMKMLKEKRQQSEKTFMPKQRSLQSLEASLHAMESTRESLKAELGTDLLSQLSLEDQRRVDDLNDEIRQLQQDNRQLLNERIKLEGIMTRVETYLNENLRKRLDQVEQELNELRETEGGTVLTATTSELDGINKRVKDTLARSDDLDTLIDKTEGEIKEHIRSMDRWKTIEKEQNDAINHDTKELEKMTNRQGMLLKKKEECMKKIRELGSLPQEAFEKYQTLTLKQLFRKLEQCNTELKKYSHVNKKALDQFVNFSEQKEKLIKRQEELDRGYKSIMELMNVLELRKYEAIQLTFKQVSKNFSEVFQKLVPGGKATLVMKKGDAEGSQSQDEGESGVDSERGSSSQSSVPSVDQFTGVGIRVSFTGKQGEMREMQQLSGGQKSLVALALIFAIQKCDPAPFYLFDEIDQALDAQHRKAVSDMIVELAGHAQFITTTFRPELLESADKFYGVKFRNKVSHIDVITAEQAKDFVEDDTTHG, encoded by the exons ATGTATATCAAACAG GTAATCATCCAGGGGTTCCGAAGTTACAGGGACCAAACGGTGGTAGACCCCTTTAGTCCGAAACACAACGTCATAG TTGGGAGAAATGGTTCTGGAAAAAGTAACTTCTTCTATG CCATCCAGTTTGTCCTCAGTGATGAGTTCAGCCACTTGCGACCCGAGCAGCGGTTGGCCCTGCTCCAT GAAGGAACGGGCCCCCGTGTCATTTCAGCCTTTGTGGAAATTATATTTGACAACTCTGACAACCGTTTGCCG ATTGACAAAGAAGAAGTCTCACTTCGCCGCGTCATTGGCGCAAAGAAGGACCAATACTTCTTAGACAAAAAGATGGTGAC gaaaaatgatgtcatgaatCTCCTGGAGAGCGCTGGCTTTTCACGCAGTAACCCCTACTACATTGTTAAACAGGGCAAG ATCAACCAAATGGCCACAGCACCTGACTCCCAACGTCTGAAACTACTGAGGGAGGTGGCGGGAACCCGGGTTTATGATGAACGGAAGGAAGAGAGTATTTCTCTCATGAAAGAAACAG AGGGAAAGCGAGAGAAGATTAATGAGCTGTTAAAGTACATTGAAGAGCGTTTGCACACTTTGGAGGATGAAAAGGAGGAGTTGGCTCAATATCAGAAGTGGGATAAGATGAGAAGAGCTCTAGAATACACCATCTACAACCAGGAGTTGAATGAAACCCGTGCCAAACTGGACGAG TTGTCCAGCAAAAGAGAAACCTGTGGAGACAAATCCAGACAATTGCGCGATGCTCAGCAAGATGCCAGAGACAAAGTGGAG GAAACGGAGCGCGTTGTCCGAGAACTGAAGTCCAAGATCTCTGctatgaaggaggagaaagagcagcTATCGGCTGAGCGCCAGGAGCAGATCAAACAGAGGACCAAGCTGGAGTTGAAGGCCAAGGACCTGCAGGATGAGCTGGCAGGCAACAGTGAACAGAGG aaACGTTTGCTGAAAGAACGGCAGAAACTGCTGGAGAAAATTGAGGAAAAGCAAAAAGAGCTTCAAGAGACGGAACCCAAATTCAGCATGgtcaaagaaaaggaagagcgTGGAATCTCCAG ACTGGCTCAAGCTACGCAGGAGAGGACCGACTTGTACGCCAAGCAGGGCCGTGGCAGTCAGTTTACCTCTAAAGAGGACAGGGACAAGTGGATCAAAAAGGAGCTGAAGTCACTGGACCAGGCCATCAATGACAAAAAGAGGCAGATTGCAGCCATCCACAAAGACCTGGAGGACACTGAGACCAACAAGGAGAAGAACCTGGAGCAGTACACT AAACTCGATCAAGATCTAAACGAGGTCAAGACTCGTGTTGAAGAACTGGACAAAAAGTATTACGAggtgaaaaacaggaaagaTGAGCTCCAGAGTGAAAGAAA CTACCTGTGGCGAGAAGAGAACGCGGAGCAGCAGGCCCTGGCAGCTAAGAGAGAGGACCTGGAGAAGAAACAGCAGCTCCTTCGAGCCGCAACCGGCAAG GCGATTCTGAATGGCATTGATAGCATCAACAAAGTCCTTGAGCATTTTCGCCGGAAGGGCATCAACCAGCATGTCATCAGTGGTTACCATGGCATTGTCATGAATAATTTTGAGTGCGATCCTGCTTTTTACACTTGCGTGGAGGTGACAGCTGGTACCAG ACTGTTCTACCACATTGTGGAAACAGATGAAGTCAGTACTAAAATACTTATGGAGTTCAACAAGATGAACCTGCCTGGAGAAGTTACATTCCTGCCTCTGACCAAGCTGGACGTCAGAGACACTGCCTATCCTGAAACCAAT GATGCCATTCCCATGATCAGCAAGTTGCGCTACAACACCAATTTTGACAAGGCCTTCAAGCACGTGTTTGGAAAGACCCTGATTTGCCGTAGCATGGAGGTTTCTACTCAGCTGGCCAGAGCTTTCACCATGGATTGTATAACTCTTGAGG GTGACCAGGTAAGCCACCGCGGAGCTCTAACCGGAGGTTACTACGATACCAGAAAGTCACGTTTGGAGCTGCAGAAAGACATGAGGAAGGCAGAAGAGGAGCTGGGTGAGCTGGAGGCCAAACTCAATGAAAACCTTCGAAGAAACATTGA ACGCATCAACAATGAGATCGACCAACTCATGAACCAGATGCAGCAAATTGAGACCCAGCAGAGGAAGTTCAAGGCCTCCAGAGACAGTATTCTCTCAGAGATGAAGAtgctgaaggagaagaggcAGCAGTCCGAGAAGACGTTCATGCCAAAA CAACGTAGTCTCCAGAGTTTAGAGGCCAGCCTCCACGCCATGGAGTCCACCAGGGAATCGCTGAAGGCTGAGCTGGGCACAGACCTGCTCTCCCAGCTCAGCCTGGAGGACCAGCGCCGCGTTGACGACCTCAACGACGAGATccgccagctgcagcag GACAACAGGCAGTTGCTGAACGAAAGGATCAAGCTGGAAGGGATCATGACCCGAGTGGAAACGTATCTTAATGAGAACTTGCGGAAGCGTCTGGACCAAGTGGAGCAG GAGCTGAACGAGCTGCGAGAGACGGAGGGGGGCACGGTTCTGACAGCCACAACATCTGAGCTGGACGGCATCAACAAGCGTGTCAAAGACACCTTGGCTCGATCAGACG ATCTGGATACTCTGATTGACAAGACGGAGGGGGAGATCAAGGAGCACATAAGGAGCATGGACCGGTGGAAGACCATCGAGAAGGAGCAGAACGATGCCATCAACCACGACAccaaggagctggagaagatgacCAACAGGCAGGGAATgctgctgaagaagaaagaggagtgCATGAAGAAGATCAGGGAGCTGGGCTCACTCCCTCAGGAGGCCTTTGAGAAGTACCAGACCCTCACGCTGAAACAG CTGTTCAGGAAGTTGGAGCAGTGCAACACGGAGCTGAAGAAGTACAGCCACGTCAACAAGAAAGCTCTGGACCAGTTCGTCAACTTCTCggagcagaaggaaaagctgATCAagcggcaggaggagctggaccgcGGATACAAGTCCATCATGGAGCTCATGAATGTCCTGGAGCTCCGCAAGTATGAGGCCATCCAGCTCACCTTCAAACAG GTGTCAAAGAACTTCAGTGAGGTTTTCCAGAAACTGGTGCCGGGGGGCAAAGCCACCCTGGTGATGAAGAAGGGCGACGCCGAGGGCAGCCAGTCCCAGGACGAAGGCGAGAGCGGCGTGGACAGCGAGAGGGGGTCCAGCTCGCAGAGCAGCGTTCCCAGCGTCGACCAGTTCACGGGAGTCGGTATCAGG GTGTCCTTCACAGGGAAGCAGGGGGAGATGAGGGAgatgcagcagctgtctggagGTCAGAAGTCCCTGGTGGCGCTGGCGCTGATATTCGCCATCCAGAAATGTGACCCGGCTCCCTTTTACCTGTTTGATGAGATCGACCAGGCCCTGGACGCCCAGCACCGGAAGGCCGTCTCAG ACATGATCGTGGAGCTGGCGGGCCACGCCCagttcatcaccaccaccttcaggCCCGAGCTGCTGGAGTCCGCCGACAAGTTCTACGGCGTCAAATTCAGAAACAAG gtgAGTCACATCGATGTGATCACAGCAGAGCAAGCCAAAGACTTCGTGGAGGACGACACCACCCACGGTTAA